One segment of Choristoneura fumiferana chromosome 26, NRCan_CFum_1, whole genome shotgun sequence DNA contains the following:
- the LOC141443028 gene encoding granzyme B(G,H)-like: MGTTVCKGDSGGGLVFPSVERGIRRYYLRGVVSAAPRSEHACNVNTYATFTHIQFHATFIRDYGLGVVSGPAENGTREYTPLIVLVLSHQMVVRTWHPVVPTEPTGIKSWDKCLEYQMRVIYPCEESKTLMGDKVRRDYCRHNAGELIAGGTDAKLDEFPHMVLLGYGSNISSATWTDCAGTLISDRFILTAATCTATRLGLLQFASVGSLKRPNNVEAGQVYQIKRIIRHPDYTSYWNNNIALLETDSIHLSQSIVPACLDVFGGDRDRAVVTGWGWTTRGRDLADTLQKVTLTKFTDTECRAARYGRYFNNTEHVCYGDYNSTAGPCWV, encoded by the exons GTACAACTGTGTGTAAGGGCGACAGTGGCGGGGGGCTGGTATTCCCCAGCGTGGAGCGAGGCATCAGGCGCTACTACCTGCGCGGCGTGGTGTCTGCGGCGCCGAGAAGTGAACACGCTTGCAACGTCAACACTTACGCCACCTTCACACATATCCAGTTCCACGCCACATTCATTAGAG ATTATGGCTTGGGCGTTGTCAGTGGTCCTGCAGA AAATGGAACGAGGGAGTACACACCCCTGATCGTGCTCGTCCTGTCGCACCAGATGGTTGTCCGTACTTGGCACCCGGTCGTACCTACAGAACCTACCGGCATTAAATCCTGGGATA AGTGTTTGGAGTACCAGATGCGGGTGATATACCCGTGCGAGGAGAGTAAGACCCTCATGGGAGACAAGGTCCGCCGCGACTACTGCAGGCACAACGCTGGCGAGCTGATCGCTGGTGGCACCGACGCGAAACTTGACGAGTTTCCTCATATG GTCCTGCTAGGTTATGGCAGTAACATCAGCTCAGCTACGTGGACCGACTGTGCGGGGACCCTGATCAGCGACAGATTCATCCTCACAGCTGCAACGTGCACAGCAACACGACT AGGTCTCCTACAGTTTGCCTCCGTGGGTTCTCTCAAACGCCCAAACAACGTGGAAGCCGGGCAGGTGTATCAGATCAAACGCATCATCAGGCACCCTGACTACACTTCGTATTGGAATAATAACATTGCTCTTCTTGAAACTGATTC GATCCACCTGAGCCAGTCGATAGTGCCGGCCTGTCTGGACGTGTTCGGCGGAGACCGCGACAGGGCGGTCGTGACCGGATGGGGTTGGACAACACGTGGACGCGACCTTGCGGATACGCTGCAGAAG GTGACACTGACGAAGTTCACAGACACAGAGTGCCGCGCCGCCCGATACGGGCGCTACTTCAACAACACGGAGCATGTCTGCTACGGAGACTACAACAGCACCGCTGGACCTTGCTGGGTATAG